One window of the Perca flavescens isolate YP-PL-M2 chromosome 5, PFLA_1.0, whole genome shotgun sequence genome contains the following:
- the rad9b gene encoding cell cycle checkpoint control protein RAD9B isoform X2, with the protein MNCVLEGSGVKAFGKAIQSLSRIGDELWLDPMVRGSILPLFRCLTSIERNVEQCQISIGTPNDRVMIQFFCRHGITKTHNLRFQESEALQAVFASHLCPNGLKAPARLLGDMVMHFPVSQEEITLSMTPQRVSLKNYYEGGNDHMKTMCTEMSLHPDEFDYFQIGVESDITFCLKELRGLLSFAESHCLPVSVHFGAAGKPVCFSVEDMVLEATVVLATLSDSESKGSSQPTETLTPSTPRCADAAVLPVGSCEADSSMAQDNPAVMEMIPSSQGSPITNLPALMLLQPETDDPNGRGVADEAFASATSTPASSMICSLLFRASEQDGDGCAARLPVLACYSDEEENLEEDYTRSPSL; encoded by the exons tctattCTACCGCTTTTCCGCTGTTTGACTTCGATTGAGCGTAACGTGGAACAATGTCAAATATCAATCGGCACTCCCAATGACCGAGTGATGATCCAGTTTTTCTGCAGGCATG GCATCACTAAGACCCACAACCTACGTTTTCAGGAAAGTGAGGCTCTGCAGGCAGTGTTTGCCTCGCACCTCTGCCCCAATGGGCTGAAAGCTCCTGCCAG gcttCTAGGTGATATGGTGATGCATTTCCCAGTGTCCCAAGAGGAAATCACTCTCTCCATGACTCCTCAGAGAGTCAGTCTGAAAAATTACTACGAGGGGGGAAATG ATCACATGAAGACTATGTGCACTGAGATGTCCTTACACCCAGACGAGTTTGACTACTTTCAGATCGGAGTAGAGTCGGACATAACTTTCTGTCTGAAGGAGTTGAGG GGTTTACTGTCCTTTGCAGAGTCACATTGCCTTCCTGTGTCCGTCCACTTCGGTGCTGCAGGAAA GCCTGTGTGCTTCTCCGTGGAGGACATGGTCTTGGAAGCTACTGTGGTGTTGGCTACTCTGAGCGACTCTGAAAGCAAGGGCTCCTCTCAGCCTACAGAGACACTGACCCCTTCTACCCCCAG gtgTGCAGATGCTGCTGTTCTACCTGTGGGTTCATGTGAGGCAGACAGCAGTATGGCACAGGATAATCCTGCTGTGATGGAGATGATACCATCCAGCCAGGGCAGCCCTATAACCAACCTACCTGCTCTTATGCTGCTGCAGCCTGAGACTGATGACCCTAACGGTCGCGGTGTAGCTGATGAGGCCTTTGCCAGCGCCACCTCGACTCCTGCTTCCTCCATG ATCTGCTCGCTCCTGTTCAGGGCCTCAGAGCAGGACGGTGATGGCTGTGCTGCCAGACTGCCTGTTCTGGCATGCTACAGTGACGAAGAGGAGAATTTGGAGGAAGACTACACAAGAAGCCCTTCCCTCTGA